The Streptomyces sp. NBC_00691 genome has a segment encoding these proteins:
- a CDS encoding aroma-sacti cluster domain-containing protein: protein MTDNGTPHGTEPTPEALAAAGFDVHALSEEQQEVIRALTPDELALLVDIRGRLDAAAPEVQAHADVAGGALF from the coding sequence ATGACGGACAACGGCACCCCGCACGGCACGGAGCCCACCCCGGAGGCTCTCGCCGCCGCGGGCTTCGACGTCCACGCACTGAGCGAGGAGCAGCAGGAAGTCATCAGGGCGTTGACGCCGGACGAGCTCGCCCTGCTGGTCGACATCAGAGGGCGACTGGACGCGGCGGCCCCCGAGGTCCAGGCCCACGCGGACGTGGCGGGCGGCGCGCTGTTCTGA
- a CDS encoding iron-containing redox enzyme family protein, with translation MNATVTAPTAGAPATGTTTSTTAPPSIAPATVTASLALRTKLAPTAPVLRAATVALWRPDGLRERYARYLAAMHPLVRASVPLLVRAAERCAAEPDDPAARSLAAYFLRHAEEERDHDAWLLDDLAAAGAGPSAVPHPIVVELAGAQYYRVAHEHPVALLGYIAVLEGNAPGPRLADRLAEVTGLPGAAFRTLREHAELDGGHLDDLYRVFDALAPTPALQTAVAVSALHTANLLTRLFLSLAEDTGGHS, from the coding sequence ATGAACGCCACCGTCACCGCCCCCACGGCCGGAGCCCCCGCGACAGGCACCACCACCTCCACCACGGCCCCGCCGAGCATCGCCCCCGCGACGGTCACCGCATCTCTGGCCCTCCGCACCAAACTCGCGCCCACGGCGCCCGTCCTGAGAGCCGCGACCGTCGCGCTGTGGCGGCCGGACGGCCTGCGGGAGCGGTACGCGCGCTACCTGGCCGCGATGCATCCTCTGGTACGCGCCTCGGTGCCGCTTCTCGTACGCGCGGCCGAGCGGTGCGCCGCCGAGCCCGACGACCCCGCCGCGCGGAGCCTGGCCGCGTACTTCCTCCGCCATGCCGAGGAGGAACGGGACCACGACGCCTGGCTGCTCGACGACCTGGCCGCCGCCGGCGCGGGTCCGTCGGCCGTGCCGCACCCCATCGTCGTGGAACTGGCCGGGGCGCAGTACTACCGGGTCGCGCACGAGCACCCCGTGGCCCTGCTCGGCTACATCGCGGTCCTGGAGGGCAACGCCCCCGGGCCCCGGCTCGCGGACCGCCTCGCCGAGGTCACCGGGCTGCCGGGCGCCGCCTTCCGCACGCTCAGGGAGCACGCGGAACTCGACGGCGGCCACCTCGACGACCTCTACCGGGTGTTCGACGCGCTCGCGCCGACCCCGGCCCTGCAGACCGCCGTCGCCGTCAGCGCGCTGCACACGGCGAACCTGCTCACGCGCCTGTTCCTTTCCCTCGCCGAGGACACCGGAGGACATTCATGA
- a CDS encoding radical SAM protein: MDLAELIGLRPVPCGGLLVALTRRCPMSCAHCSTGSSMAATEEPDRRQLLDFIGSFGAEDRPEVVMLTGGEPLLLPGLAARVAGLARAKGARVALLSGMFFARGGRVPERIMRTITTLDHFSASLDVHHEREVPRADVLSALRAVLDAGIPASIHLTGTGRVTGTGTGADTDDPYLVDVVADVRRVFGARMPMLVNEVRPLGRAAGLVRATPPGPDDSLAAPCTLAAWPVVAFDGTVAACCNQWTVDRRPVPPHLRLGHIAEDDWPAVRERSLGSPVLRMLRAVGPRRLHARYETEPAPAGYCRSCHALADRPSVLEGAARDAGGRVGELLDRLTTEQQRAAGPAALVRRMGCGRYAHLVEPASGEDLVPTNAPRTATPSPIAHERSSR, from the coding sequence ATGGACCTGGCGGAGCTGATCGGCCTGCGGCCGGTGCCCTGCGGCGGTCTCCTCGTGGCGCTCACCCGCCGCTGCCCCATGAGCTGCGCGCACTGCTCCACGGGTTCCTCCATGGCTGCCACGGAGGAACCCGACCGGCGGCAGCTTCTCGACTTCATCGGTTCGTTCGGTGCCGAGGACCGTCCCGAGGTGGTCATGCTGACCGGCGGCGAACCGCTGCTCCTCCCCGGGCTAGCCGCCCGCGTGGCCGGGCTCGCGCGGGCCAAGGGGGCCCGGGTGGCCCTGCTCAGCGGGATGTTCTTCGCCCGTGGGGGACGTGTTCCCGAGCGGATCATGCGGACGATCACCACCCTGGACCATTTCTCGGCGAGCCTGGACGTCCACCACGAGCGCGAGGTCCCGCGCGCGGACGTGCTGAGCGCCCTGCGTGCCGTACTCGACGCCGGGATCCCCGCCAGCATCCACCTCACGGGAACGGGAAGGGTCACGGGCACCGGCACCGGCGCGGACACCGACGACCCGTACCTGGTGGACGTCGTCGCGGACGTGCGCCGGGTCTTCGGCGCCCGGATGCCCATGCTGGTCAACGAGGTGCGGCCGCTCGGCCGCGCCGCCGGCCTCGTCCGCGCGACACCGCCGGGCCCCGACGACAGCCTGGCGGCTCCCTGCACCCTCGCAGCCTGGCCCGTGGTCGCCTTCGACGGGACGGTCGCGGCCTGCTGCAACCAGTGGACGGTCGACCGGCGCCCCGTCCCCCCGCACCTGCGACTGGGGCACATCGCCGAGGACGACTGGCCGGCCGTACGCGAACGTTCCCTCGGCTCTCCGGTGCTGCGGATGCTGCGCGCGGTCGGCCCACGGCGCCTCCACGCCCGCTACGAGACCGAGCCGGCCCCGGCCGGCTACTGCCGCAGCTGTCACGCGCTCGCCGACCGCCCGAGCGTCCTGGAAGGCGCGGCCCGGGACGCCGGCGGTCGCGTCGGCGAGCTCCTCGACCGGCTCACCACGGAGCAGCAGCGCGCGGCAGGACCCGCCGCACTGGTGCGGCGCATGGGCTGCGGACGCTATGCGCACCTGGTCGAGCCCGCCTCCGGAGAGGACCTCGTGCCCACGAACGCGCCCCGCACCGCCACGCCCTCGCCCATCGCACACGAGAGGAGCAGCCGATGA